From Opitutaceae bacterium, the proteins below share one genomic window:
- a CDS encoding DNA methyltransferase, which yields MPRKKKTESTKMMFRDPSGQQDFIERSYEEELDAKSCQPVECLGRKFPNDDARRDYFLGELAKKLKDPEFRRIDGFPHGEDEDILALSDPPYYTACPNPWIVDFIIEWQTQQSETPVGNHYPREPFAANVSEGKNDPIYNAHSYHTKVPHKAIMRYILHYTQPGDIVLDGFCGSGMTGVAAQMCGDVEVVRSLGYQVKPNGTILREEMDENSNKVWRPFSKLGARKAVLNDLSSAATFIASRFNDDMDAEAVSKTIAALYREIESSLGWMHSTIEGASDDELEKINEQLEACTTPKECRDLLSSENSLCARAGVSNSLIRIRKLNFIVWTDFLICNNCSAGLSSFDHTMLVGEGKALDAFNCPQCGANVSKSTAKKELSNRFDHTLSSVISQPKSEPAYVCFFQGKSKIRRRTNSYDKCLAKKTESLDFDLAVPTKLFLGKGSQWGDSWRAGYHEGITHTHHFYHKRNLLMLSAMWDRLRPKERWILTSFISRNATKLNRFIINNHNVNGRVNGPLSGTLYISSESVEQSALELLKDRRIKSSWKNSRNVISSQSGSSVSLPEGCINYVFVDPPFGGNLMYSELNFITETWLGVTTNQLEEAITNEAQKKTLIQYQALMADCFKVLYRALRAGGWITVEFSNSRASVWNSIQSTFAGCWFCSCQCRVS from the coding sequence ATGCCGAGGAAGAAGAAAACCGAATCGACCAAGATGATGTTTCGAGACCCCTCCGGGCAGCAGGACTTCATCGAGAGGTCCTACGAGGAAGAACTGGACGCCAAGAGTTGCCAGCCGGTCGAATGCCTCGGCAGGAAGTTCCCGAACGATGACGCGCGCCGGGATTACTTCCTGGGAGAACTGGCAAAGAAGCTGAAGGATCCTGAATTCCGCAGAATCGATGGCTTTCCTCATGGGGAGGACGAGGACATTTTGGCACTCTCGGACCCGCCATACTACACGGCATGTCCTAATCCGTGGATCGTAGATTTCATCATCGAGTGGCAGACGCAACAATCCGAAACACCCGTAGGGAATCACTACCCCCGTGAACCCTTTGCGGCCAACGTGAGTGAGGGCAAGAACGACCCAATCTACAACGCGCACTCCTACCACACCAAGGTGCCGCACAAGGCCATCATGCGGTATATCTTACATTACACGCAACCTGGTGACATTGTACTAGACGGCTTCTGTGGATCCGGCATGACAGGTGTCGCTGCGCAGATGTGTGGTGACGTCGAAGTGGTCAGGTCCCTCGGCTACCAGGTGAAGCCGAATGGAACCATTTTGCGGGAAGAAATGGATGAAAATAGTAATAAGGTTTGGCGCCCGTTTTCAAAGTTGGGTGCTCGTAAGGCGGTATTAAATGATCTGTCATCGGCTGCTACCTTCATCGCCTCGCGTTTCAATGACGACATGGATGCAGAAGCCGTCAGCAAGACAATAGCGGCTTTATATAGAGAAATTGAGAGTTCTCTGGGCTGGATGCATTCAACTATTGAAGGTGCATCAGATGACGAATTAGAGAAAATAAACGAACAGCTAGAGGCGTGTACAACACCAAAAGAATGTAGAGATCTTCTGTCGTCAGAAAATTCATTGTGCGCAAGAGCCGGCGTAAGCAATAGTCTCATCCGAATTAGAAAATTAAATTTTATTGTATGGACCGATTTTCTAATCTGCAACAATTGCAGTGCAGGCTTATCATCGTTCGACCACACAATGCTTGTAGGCGAAGGAAAGGCCCTAGATGCCTTCAACTGCCCGCAATGTGGAGCGAACGTCAGCAAGAGCACTGCAAAGAAAGAACTCTCCAACCGTTTCGACCATACATTGTCTTCAGTGATTTCGCAGCCCAAATCTGAGCCTGCCTATGTTTGCTTTTTTCAAGGAAAATCAAAAATTCGCAGACGTACAAACTCATACGATAAGTGTTTGGCAAAGAAAACTGAATCACTCGACTTTGATTTAGCTGTTCCAACGAAGCTTTTTCTTGGAAAAGGTAGTCAATGGGGTGACTCGTGGAGAGCCGGGTACCATGAGGGGATAACGCATACTCACCATTTTTATCATAAGAGGAATTTACTGATGCTATCCGCTATGTGGGATCGTCTTAGGCCTAAGGAAAGGTGGATACTGACTTCGTTTATTTCCCGCAATGCAACAAAGCTAAACCGATTCATTATCAACAATCACAATGTAAATGGCCGGGTTAACGGACCACTATCAGGAACGCTCTATATTTCTTCAGAATCTGTCGAACAGAGTGCGCTAGAGCTTCTGAAGGACAGGAGAATCAAATCTAGTTGGAAAAACAGCAGAAATGTTATTTCGAGCCAATCGGGATCTTCTGTAAGCCTTCCCGAAGGCTGCATTAATTACGTGTTTGTTGATCCTCCTTTTGGCGGAAACCTAATGTATTCTGAGTTGAATTTCATTACTGAAACCTGGCTTGGCGTTACAACAAATCAACTTGAGGAAGCTATAACAAATGAAGCGCAGAAAAAGACATTGATTCAATATCAGGCTTTGATGGCAGACTGTTTCAAAGTGTTGTACCGAGCACTTAGGGCGGG